One window from the genome of Thermoleophilaceae bacterium encodes:
- a CDS encoding DUF190 domain-containing protein, which translates to MNEDCLKLTTYFGERDRVPGGFLADALLDIYERRAFQTSVLLRGAEGFGIKHRLQTQRLLTLSEDLPLVSVAVDTRERIEASVEEVLAVSGHGLLTLERARMLTGAIGPVALPEDMRKEATKLTVYVGRQERAGGRPAYLELVELLHRSGISGATVLLGVDGTAHGERRRARFFSRNAHVPLMIISVGDGARIAEVVPRLGELLPRGLATLERVRVLKRDGRRLAEPQPVPATDASGRALWQKLMVYVSEQAHHGQRPVYVELIRRLREQGAAGATALRGVWGYNGDHAPHGDRFWSLRRHVPVVTVVVDSPENIRRWWELVDELTASSGLVTSEIVPAFRATGPDGEHGGLDVAAPWDG; encoded by the coding sequence GTGAACGAGGACTGCCTCAAGCTGACCACGTACTTCGGGGAGCGGGACCGCGTGCCCGGCGGGTTCCTCGCGGACGCGCTGCTCGACATCTACGAGCGCCGCGCCTTCCAGACAAGCGTGCTCCTGCGGGGGGCCGAGGGCTTCGGGATCAAGCACCGGCTCCAGACGCAGCGGCTGCTCACGCTGTCGGAGGACCTGCCGCTCGTCTCGGTGGCGGTCGACACGAGGGAGCGAATCGAGGCCTCGGTGGAGGAGGTTCTCGCCGTGTCCGGCCACGGGCTCCTGACGCTCGAGCGGGCGCGCATGCTCACCGGCGCGATCGGGCCGGTCGCGCTTCCTGAGGACATGCGGAAGGAGGCCACGAAGCTCACCGTCTACGTGGGCCGGCAGGAGCGGGCCGGCGGCAGGCCCGCCTACCTCGAGCTCGTGGAGCTGCTCCACCGCAGCGGGATCTCCGGCGCCACCGTGCTGCTCGGCGTGGACGGCACGGCGCACGGTGAACGCAGGCGCGCGCGCTTCTTCTCCCGCAACGCACATGTGCCGCTGATGATCATCTCCGTGGGCGACGGCGCGCGGATCGCCGAGGTGGTGCCGCGGCTCGGCGAGCTGCTGCCCCGAGGGCTGGCGACCCTCGAGCGCGTGCGGGTGCTCAAGCGGGACGGCCGCCGCCTCGCGGAGCCGCAGCCCGTGCCGGCAACCGACGCCTCGGGGCGGGCTCTGTGGCAGAAGCTGATGGTCTACGTGTCCGAGCAGGCGCACCACGGCCAGCGCCCCGTCTACGTCGAGCTCATACGCCGGCTGCGCGAGCAGGGCGCCGCCGGGGCCACCGCCCTGCGCGGCGTCTGGGGCTACAACGGCGACCACGCCCCCCACGGCGACCGCTTCTGGTCCCTGCGCCGGCACGTCCCGGTGGTCACCGTGGTGGTGGACTCCCCGGAGAACATCCGGCGGTGGTGGGAGCTGGTGGACGAACTCACGGCCTCCAGTGGCCTGGTGACGAGCGAGATCGTGCCGGCCTTCCGGGCGACCGGGCCCGACGGCGAGCACGGCGGGCTCGACGTGGCCGCGCCCTGGGACGGGTGA
- a CDS encoding PH domain-containing protein: protein MDVAQGETVVFRGHPSLRSVLGFYVAGLAVAALLGALAAGVSYLAEDEIKAGWVALPVVAVLAVLAVYGVLKRLATEYVITDRRLHIRRGLLSRKTEETKIGRIQNVNTSQSLLERLMRVGTVDFDVASDERQDLFRFTGVANPREVVEALDRATEAAAGGRSGP from the coding sequence ATGGACGTCGCCCAGGGGGAGACCGTGGTGTTCCGAGGACATCCCTCGCTGCGCTCGGTGCTCGGCTTCTACGTCGCGGGGCTGGCGGTCGCGGCGCTCCTGGGGGCCCTCGCCGCCGGCGTCTCCTACCTGGCGGAGGACGAGATCAAGGCGGGCTGGGTGGCCCTCCCGGTCGTGGCCGTGCTCGCGGTGCTCGCCGTCTACGGCGTCCTCAAGCGCCTCGCCACCGAGTACGTGATCACCGACAGGCGGCTGCACATCCGCCGCGGGCTGCTGTCGCGCAAGACGGAGGAGACCAAGATCGGGCGGATCCAGAACGTCAACACGTCGCAGTCGCTGCTCGAGCGCCTGATGCGGGTGGGCACCGTGGACTTCGACGTGGCCAGCGACGAGCGCCAGGACCTCTTCCGCTTCACCGGCGTGGCAAACCCGCGCGAGGTCGTCGAGGCCCTCGACCGCGCCACCGAGGCCGCGGCCGGCGGGCGCAGCGGCCCCTGA